Proteins encoded by one window of Modestobacter marinus:
- a CDS encoding MFS transporter, with amino-acid sequence MQQAPTTVRHLLLRGDFRRLLATRLSSQFGDGVFQAALAGTVLFNPQQAADPIDVAAGFAVLLLPYSLVGPFAGVWLDRWSRRQVLLVANVVRAVLVVVVAALVLAGIQGTAFYVAGLLVFSVNRFVLSALSAALPHTTDAPSLVSANALSTTSGAVAAVLGGGVAIGATALFGSGSGGYAGLALGSAVPYLVASAVVSRFPRGHLGPDHLTLAATVSARDVLHGMVAGARHMLAHPPATAILSVMAVHRLMYGLLTLMTLLLYRNTFTDVTGLFRGGLAGLGEVLAAGAAGTLLAAAVTPWAVRRWGKAAWIVGLLVLGGTGQLVLGGMFRPPSIVAAVLTLGFVAQGIKICVDTTLQEAVDDDFRGRVFSVYDTLFNVTFVVALLAGAFLMPASGVSWPLLVGVAAGYLVTAVLFSRWARAEARRTDDAPLALRVSLT; translated from the coding sequence ATGCAGCAGGCGCCCACGACCGTGCGTCACCTCCTGCTGCGCGGTGACTTCCGCCGGTTGCTGGCCACCCGGCTGTCCTCGCAGTTCGGCGACGGCGTCTTCCAGGCCGCCCTGGCCGGCACCGTGCTGTTCAACCCCCAGCAGGCGGCGGACCCGATCGACGTCGCCGCCGGGTTCGCCGTCCTGCTGCTGCCGTACTCGCTGGTCGGCCCGTTCGCCGGCGTCTGGCTGGACCGCTGGAGCCGCCGGCAGGTGCTGCTGGTCGCCAACGTCGTCCGCGCGGTCCTCGTCGTGGTGGTCGCGGCCCTGGTCCTGGCCGGGATCCAGGGGACGGCGTTCTACGTCGCCGGCCTGCTGGTCTTCTCGGTCAACCGCTTCGTCCTGTCCGCGCTCTCCGCAGCGCTGCCGCACACCACGGACGCGCCCTCGCTGGTCTCGGCGAACGCGCTGTCCACGACGTCCGGTGCGGTGGCCGCCGTGCTGGGCGGCGGGGTCGCCATCGGCGCGACGGCGCTGTTCGGCTCCGGGAGCGGCGGGTACGCGGGCCTGGCCCTGGGCTCGGCGGTGCCCTACCTGGTGGCCTCCGCGGTCGTCTCCCGCTTCCCGCGCGGTCACCTCGGCCCCGACCACCTGACCCTGGCCGCCACGGTCAGCGCCCGTGACGTGCTGCACGGGATGGTGGCCGGCGCCCGGCACATGCTGGCGCACCCGCCGGCGACGGCCATCCTGTCGGTGATGGCGGTGCACCGGCTGATGTACGGCCTGCTGACGCTGATGACGCTGCTGCTGTACCGCAACACCTTCACCGACGTGACCGGGCTCTTCCGCGGCGGGCTGGCCGGGCTGGGCGAGGTCCTCGCCGCCGGCGCGGCCGGCACCCTGCTCGCGGCGGCGGTGACGCCGTGGGCGGTGCGCCGGTGGGGCAAGGCGGCCTGGATCGTCGGGCTGCTGGTGCTCGGCGGCACCGGCCAGCTGGTGCTGGGCGGGATGTTCCGGCCGCCGTCGATCGTGGCCGCCGTCCTCACCCTGGGGTTCGTCGCCCAGGGCATCAAGATCTGTGTCGACACCACGCTGCAGGAGGCGGTGGACGACGACTTCCGCGGCCGGGTCTTCTCCGTCTACGACACCCTGTTCAACGTGACCTTCGTGGTGGCGTTGCTGGCCGGGGCGTTCCTGATGCCGGCGTCGGGGGTGAGCTGGCCGCTGCTGGTCGGGGTCGCAGCCGGCTACCTGGTCACCGCCGTGCTGTTCTCCCGCTGGGCCCGCGCCGAGGCCCGGCGCACCGACGACGCCCCGCTCGCCCTGCGGGTGTCGCTGACCTGA
- the trxB gene encoding thioredoxin-disulfide reductase: MPPAEHDGIRDLIIIGSGPAGYTAATYAARANLHPLVFEGSQFGGALMTTTEVENFPGFPEGIQGPQLMDDMRTQAERFGAELVARDVSEVDLTVDPKIVKVGDEVHRAHAVIVATGSKYRYLGLDNEQRLLGRGVSACATCDGFFFRDQDIVVVGGGDSAMEEATFLTRFAKSVTVVHRREELRASKIMQKRAQDNAKIRWALGKQVTDVHGDSTVEAVELTDVATGSTEKMPVSGLFVAIGHDPRTELFVGQLKLDDEGYVVVDHPTTRTSIDGVFACGDVVDHIYRQAITSAGTGAAAAIDAERWLAETFDER; this comes from the coding sequence ATCCCCCCGGCGGAGCACGACGGGATCCGCGACCTGATCATCATCGGGTCCGGCCCCGCCGGGTACACCGCTGCCACGTACGCCGCCCGCGCGAACCTGCACCCCCTGGTGTTCGAGGGGTCGCAGTTCGGCGGTGCGCTGATGACGACCACCGAGGTCGAGAACTTCCCCGGCTTCCCCGAGGGCATCCAGGGCCCCCAGCTCATGGACGACATGCGCACCCAGGCCGAGCGCTTCGGCGCCGAGCTGGTCGCCCGGGACGTCAGCGAGGTCGACCTCACCGTCGACCCGAAGATCGTCAAGGTCGGCGATGAGGTGCACCGCGCCCACGCGGTGATCGTCGCCACCGGCTCCAAGTACCGCTACCTCGGGCTGGACAACGAGCAGCGGCTCCTCGGCCGCGGCGTCTCCGCCTGCGCCACCTGCGACGGCTTCTTCTTCCGCGACCAGGACATCGTGGTCGTCGGCGGCGGCGACTCGGCGATGGAGGAGGCCACCTTCCTCACCCGCTTCGCCAAGTCGGTGACCGTGGTGCACCGCCGCGAGGAGCTCCGCGCGTCGAAGATCATGCAGAAGCGCGCGCAGGACAACGCCAAGATCCGCTGGGCGCTGGGCAAGCAGGTCACCGACGTGCACGGCGACAGCACGGTGGAGGCCGTCGAGCTGACCGACGTCGCGACCGGGTCGACCGAGAAGATGCCGGTCAGCGGCCTGTTCGTGGCCATCGGCCACGACCCGCGCACCGAGCTCTTCGTCGGGCAGTTGAAGCTGGACGACGAGGGGTACGTGGTCGTCGACCACCCGACCACCCGCACCTCCATCGACGGCGTGTTCGCCTGCGGCGACGTCGTCGACCACATCTACCGGCAGGCGATCACCTCGGCCGGCACCGGCGCCGCCGCGGCCATCGACGCCGAGCGCTGGCTCGCCGAGACCTTCGACGAGCGCTGA
- a CDS encoding CCA tRNA nucleotidyltransferase, whose product MSTEPSRRAPSGPTPPSPPVPAAVQQTVRELVEVSPVLVALGERFSAAGHEVHLVGGSVRDALLAAGTDRPLPTGDLDLTTDARPEQTLEVLRGWASSTWNTGIAFGTVGAEVRGERVEITTFRADRYDRESRNPEVAWGTSLAEDLARRDFTVNAMAVSLGPDRTVTDPFGGLGDLLARRLRTPGRAVDSFADDPLRMLRAVRFVAQLQLVPDPEVVEAMTSLATELGRITPERVQHEFSRTLLNDSPSEALDLFVSTGLADVVLPELSALRMEIDEHHQHKDVYVHSLTVLDQAIALEQADPEAPSPDLVLRLAALLHDVGKPATRRHEPRGRVSFHHHEVVGAKLVRKRLLALKYPKDVVEAVSRLTFLHLRFHGYGRGEWTDSAVRRYVTDAGDLLPRLHKLVRSDCTTRNRKRAAALSATYDSLEQRISELSEREDLARVRPDLDGNRIMELLEIPPGREVGEAWRFLKDLRLERGPLEPDEAEAELLAWWRARG is encoded by the coding sequence GTGTCAACCGAGCCGTCGCGTCGCGCCCCCTCCGGCCCGACCCCACCCTCCCCGCCCGTCCCCGCGGCGGTGCAGCAGACGGTGCGCGAGCTCGTCGAGGTCTCCCCCGTGCTGGTCGCCCTCGGCGAGCGGTTCTCCGCCGCCGGCCACGAGGTGCACCTCGTGGGTGGCTCCGTCCGCGACGCGCTCCTGGCCGCCGGGACGGACCGGCCGCTGCCCACCGGGGACCTGGACCTGACCACCGACGCCCGACCCGAGCAGACCCTCGAGGTGCTCCGGGGCTGGGCCAGTTCCACGTGGAACACCGGCATCGCCTTCGGCACCGTCGGCGCCGAGGTGCGCGGCGAGCGGGTGGAGATCACCACGTTCCGCGCCGACCGCTACGACCGGGAGTCCCGCAACCCGGAGGTCGCCTGGGGCACCTCGCTGGCCGAGGACCTGGCCCGGCGCGACTTCACCGTCAACGCGATGGCGGTCTCGCTGGGCCCCGACCGCACGGTCACCGACCCCTTCGGTGGGCTGGGCGACCTGCTGGCGCGGCGGCTGCGCACCCCCGGCCGGGCGGTGGACTCCTTCGCCGACGACCCGCTGCGGATGCTGCGCGCCGTCCGCTTCGTCGCCCAGCTGCAGCTCGTCCCGGACCCCGAGGTCGTCGAGGCGATGACGTCGCTGGCCACCGAGCTGGGCCGGATCACCCCGGAGCGGGTGCAGCACGAGTTCTCCCGCACGTTGCTCAACGACTCCCCCAGCGAGGCGCTGGACCTGTTCGTCTCCACCGGGCTGGCCGACGTCGTCCTCCCGGAGCTGTCGGCGCTGCGGATGGAGATCGACGAGCACCACCAGCACAAGGACGTCTACGTCCACTCGCTGACCGTGCTGGACCAGGCGATCGCGCTGGAGCAGGCCGACCCGGAGGCGCCGTCGCCGGACCTGGTGCTGCGACTGGCGGCGCTGCTGCACGACGTCGGCAAGCCGGCCACCCGCCGGCACGAGCCGCGCGGCCGGGTCTCCTTCCACCACCACGAGGTGGTCGGCGCCAAGCTGGTGCGCAAGCGGCTGCTGGCGCTGAAGTACCCCAAGGACGTCGTCGAGGCGGTCTCCCGGCTGACCTTCCTGCACCTGCGCTTCCACGGGTACGGCCGCGGGGAGTGGACCGACTCCGCCGTCCGCCGGTACGTCACCGACGCCGGTGACCTGCTGCCCCGGCTGCACAAGCTGGTCCGCTCCGACTGCACCACCCGCAACCGCAAGCGGGCGGCGGCCCTGTCGGCGACATACGACTCGCTGGAGCAGCGGATCAGCGAGCTGTCGGAGCGGGAGGACCTCGCCCGGGTGCGGCCGGACCTGGACGGGAACCGGATCATGGAGCTGCTGGAGATCCCGCCGGGCCGCGAGGTGGGCGAGGCCTGGCGGTTCCTCAAGGACCTGCGGCTGGAGCGGGGGCCGCTGGAGCCGGACGAGGCCGAGGCCGAGCTGCTCGCCTGGTGGCGCGCCCGCGGCTGA
- a CDS encoding DUF6049 family protein: MTRRAAGRAGGRQVLLAALVAVVSGLVGAPAAAAAPGDPAAPGDSATPDRATGSSADRPLELTLDRLEPRTVTPGAAVEVTATLRNDGTETYEDLEVRLQRGEVLTSRSRLAADRDRPGDHTAATTPFLEVSPDELEPGETVTFTYATPADALQLTADGVYPLLVNVNGTRSDGVTERAAELSTYLVVAPAAPDTRTGVAWLWPVTDRPHRDATGAFTDDALAAQVADGGRLDRVVDTVEQLPRTPGATPEETRPAVPVTLAVDPALLEELAAMAAGPYLVDGEEGRGTADAAQLLERLRRLAADHDVVALPYADLDADALVAAGESAALLRALPGDGTARQPGTADGALVPASAAGSSNDTGAGTAIVERVLGVEPRTDLAWPAGGTVDEATLDTLVSGGVGTVVLAEDGLTDGSRAVGDDGDPATARGELETAGGPVTALVADGGLAEAVATASLQPEAGRLVEQRYLAELAALHAQQGAGTPQSVLVAPPRWVDPDPGTVAAMMTDTLTQSWLAPVPVAALVDGPTADVGELTGTDPDVRLPSATMAGIVETSRVRDDFAAAVVGDADEALAGYDAAIARAASAQLRGEPEVFQGVVTDLRDTVAGLREHVTLVSPADGTYTLASSDAPLVLTVRNDLPFAVDVRLDLQSRRNVGLTTEDIGVQTLAPESLTTIEVPADVQQSGGFAVDAQLTTPAGGPLGEPVQLQVRSTAYGPITLAITLGAAALLALLFLRRAVRFVLRRRRGEPAPTADQAAGLPPARSPV; the protein is encoded by the coding sequence GTGACCCGGCGGGCCGCCGGCCGCGCCGGCGGCCGGCAGGTGCTGCTCGCCGCCCTCGTGGCCGTGGTGAGCGGGCTGGTGGGCGCCCCGGCCGCCGCCGCGGCCCCGGGCGACCCGGCCGCGCCCGGCGACTCGGCCACCCCCGACCGGGCGACCGGCTCCTCGGCCGACCGGCCGCTGGAGCTGACCCTGGACCGGCTGGAGCCGCGCACCGTCACCCCCGGCGCCGCGGTCGAGGTGACCGCCACCCTGCGCAACGACGGCACCGAGACCTACGAGGACCTGGAGGTGCGGCTGCAGCGGGGCGAGGTGCTCACCTCGCGCAGCCGGCTCGCCGCCGACCGCGACCGACCCGGTGACCACACCGCGGCGACCACGCCCTTCCTCGAGGTGTCCCCGGACGAGCTCGAGCCGGGGGAGACGGTGACGTTCACCTACGCGACCCCGGCCGACGCGCTGCAGCTCACCGCCGACGGGGTGTACCCGCTCCTGGTCAACGTCAACGGCACCCGCTCCGACGGGGTCACCGAGCGGGCCGCCGAGCTGTCGACGTACCTCGTGGTGGCGCCGGCGGCCCCGGACACCCGGACCGGGGTGGCCTGGCTCTGGCCGGTCACCGACCGGCCGCACCGGGACGCCACCGGTGCCTTCACCGACGACGCGCTCGCCGCCCAGGTGGCCGACGGTGGCCGCCTGGACCGGGTCGTGGACACCGTCGAGCAGCTGCCGCGCACCCCCGGGGCGACGCCGGAGGAGACCCGACCGGCCGTGCCGGTCACCCTCGCCGTCGACCCAGCACTGCTCGAGGAGCTGGCGGCCATGGCCGCCGGCCCCTACCTGGTGGACGGCGAGGAGGGCCGGGGCACCGCCGACGCCGCGCAGCTGCTCGAGCGGCTGCGCCGGCTGGCCGCCGACCACGACGTGGTGGCCCTCCCGTACGCCGACCTCGACGCCGACGCGCTCGTGGCGGCCGGTGAGTCCGCCGCCCTCCTGCGCGCCCTGCCCGGCGACGGCACCGCCCGCCAGCCCGGCACCGCCGACGGCGCCCTCGTCCCGGCGTCCGCGGCCGGCTCGTCCAATGACACCGGCGCCGGGACGGCGATCGTCGAGCGGGTGCTCGGGGTGGAGCCGCGCACCGACCTGGCCTGGCCGGCCGGGGGCACCGTCGACGAGGCCACCCTGGACACCCTGGTCAGCGGCGGGGTCGGCACCGTGGTGCTGGCCGAGGACGGCCTGACCGACGGCAGCCGGGCGGTGGGGGACGACGGCGACCCGGCCACCGCCCGGGGTGAGCTGGAGACCGCCGGCGGGCCGGTCACCGCGCTCGTGGCCGACGGGGGACTGGCCGAGGCCGTCGCGACCGCCTCCCTGCAGCCGGAGGCCGGTCGGCTGGTCGAGCAGCGCTACCTGGCCGAGCTCGCCGCGCTGCACGCCCAGCAGGGGGCCGGCACGCCGCAGAGCGTCCTGGTCGCCCCGCCCCGCTGGGTCGACCCCGACCCCGGCACCGTGGCCGCGATGATGACCGACACCCTGACCCAGTCGTGGCTGGCGCCGGTGCCGGTCGCCGCGCTCGTCGACGGCCCGACCGCCGACGTCGGCGAGCTGACCGGCACCGACCCGGACGTCCGGCTGCCGTCCGCGACGATGGCCGGGATCGTGGAGACCTCGCGGGTGCGCGACGACTTCGCCGCCGCCGTGGTCGGGGACGCCGACGAGGCGCTCGCCGGGTACGACGCGGCGATCGCCCGGGCGGCGTCCGCGCAGCTGCGGGGCGAGCCGGAGGTGTTCCAGGGCGTGGTCACCGACCTCCGGGACACCGTCGCGGGGCTCCGGGAGCACGTCACCCTGGTCTCCCCGGCGGACGGCACCTACACCCTGGCCTCCAGTGACGCCCCGCTGGTGCTCACCGTGCGCAACGACCTGCCGTTCGCCGTCGACGTCCGGCTGGACCTGCAGAGCCGCCGCAACGTCGGGCTCACCACCGAGGACATCGGCGTGCAGACGCTCGCGCCGGAGTCGCTGACCACGATCGAGGTGCCGGCCGACGTCCAGCAGTCCGGCGGATTCGCCGTCGACGCCCAGCTGACCACCCCCGCCGGTGGCCCCCTGGGCGAGCCGGTGCAGCTGCAGGTGCGGAGCACCGCCTACGGCCCGATCACCCTGGCCATCACCCTCGGTGCCGCCGCGCTGCTGGCCCTGCTGTTCCTCCGCCGGGCGGTGCGCTTCGTGCTGCGCCGCCGGCGGGGTGAGCCGGCGCCGACGGCGGACCAGGCGGCCGGCCTGCCGCCGGCCCGGAGCCCGGTGTGA
- a CDS encoding protein kinase family protein, with translation MTSTTTGLPDRYRPLDQVAPDEETPTGVIRSWRARDRVLNRDVALRVHTPGGPAAREWINRALTAGGLATPALAMVYDAAEGTGRSEPGGAAYVVNEWIEGIRLSDRLAAEGPLSEREARAVVRRLAEGVAEAHRVGLAVGGLTPEHVVLRPGGLVGLLSVPAASGTEKGDITALGALLELCLTGLPGSQPAEISSPDLAALVRRARSSDPATGLSSVTTMVSLLVERPRTGPQESARPDGITDSGWVRRLRDRRDLTDVEDDGDEDQPVRLVRSTLPPVPGAAPSRPLSAGSTGYRDDAEDDLVLGETFVAEDDDDGVVEREPEPSARRRLAVIGLPVLALALVVVIGWWFGTNVLSVAGSVESGPTRLTPDTSVSADPAPDPAAPAPPAAGAPLPITGATVFDPFGDGEPENDGDVPLTFDGDPGTAWSTLNYRGTPDFGNLKPGVGVLYDLGSEQAVSGVSLRTTRPGETVEVRTGGSPEAGLESFDVAASAELTGEDLLSFAEPATSRYVLVWLTSLVPVDEGYSGDLAEVAVLPAG, from the coding sequence GTGACGTCGACGACAACCGGCCTGCCCGATCGCTACCGCCCGCTGGACCAGGTGGCGCCCGACGAGGAGACGCCCACCGGCGTCATCCGTTCCTGGCGCGCCCGTGACCGGGTGCTCAACCGCGACGTGGCGCTGCGGGTGCACACCCCCGGCGGCCCGGCCGCGCGCGAGTGGATCAACCGCGCACTGACCGCCGGCGGGCTGGCCACCCCCGCGCTGGCGATGGTCTACGACGCCGCCGAGGGCACCGGACGCAGCGAGCCCGGTGGGGCCGCCTACGTCGTCAACGAGTGGATCGAGGGCATCCGGCTCTCCGACCGGCTGGCCGCCGAGGGCCCGCTGTCCGAGCGCGAGGCGCGCGCGGTGGTCCGCCGGCTGGCCGAGGGGGTCGCGGAGGCCCACCGGGTGGGCCTCGCCGTCGGCGGCCTCACGCCCGAGCACGTCGTGCTGCGTCCGGGCGGCCTGGTCGGCCTGCTGTCGGTGCCGGCGGCCAGCGGCACCGAGAAGGGCGACATCACCGCGCTCGGGGCGCTGCTGGAGCTGTGCCTGACCGGCCTGCCCGGCAGCCAGCCCGCCGAGATCTCCTCACCCGACCTCGCCGCCCTGGTGCGGCGGGCACGCTCCAGCGACCCGGCCACCGGGCTGTCGAGCGTGACCACGATGGTCTCGCTGCTCGTCGAGCGTCCGCGTACCGGCCCGCAGGAGAGCGCCCGGCCCGACGGGATCACCGACAGCGGCTGGGTGCGCCGGCTGCGGGACCGGCGCGACCTGACCGACGTCGAGGACGACGGCGACGAGGACCAGCCGGTCCGGCTGGTGCGCAGCACCCTGCCGCCGGTCCCCGGAGCGGCGCCGTCCCGCCCGCTGTCCGCCGGGTCCACGGGGTACCGGGACGACGCCGAGGACGACCTCGTCCTCGGCGAGACCTTCGTGGCCGAGGACGACGACGACGGCGTCGTCGAGCGCGAGCCGGAGCCGTCGGCCCGGCGGCGGCTGGCCGTGATCGGTCTGCCGGTGCTGGCGCTGGCGCTGGTCGTGGTCATCGGCTGGTGGTTCGGCACGAACGTGCTCTCGGTGGCCGGCAGCGTCGAGAGCGGCCCGACCCGGCTGACCCCCGACACGAGCGTCTCCGCCGATCCCGCCCCCGACCCCGCCGCACCGGCCCCGCCGGCCGCCGGTGCACCGCTGCCGATCACCGGCGCCACGGTCTTCGACCCGTTCGGCGACGGCGAACCCGAGAACGACGGCGACGTCCCGCTGACCTTCGACGGCGACCCGGGCACGGCGTGGTCGACGCTGAACTACCGGGGCACGCCCGACTTCGGCAACCTGAAGCCCGGGGTCGGCGTCCTGTACGACCTGGGCAGCGAGCAGGCGGTGAGCGGTGTCTCCCTGCGGACGACCCGGCCCGGGGAGACCGTCGAGGTGCGCACCGGGGGGTCACCGGAGGCCGGTCTGGAGTCCTTCGACGTCGCCGCCTCCGCGGAGCTGACCGGCGAGGACCTGCTGTCCTTCGCCGAGCCGGCGACCAGCCGCTACGTGCTGGTGTGGCTGACCTCCCTGGTCCCCGTCGACGAGGGCTACAGCGGCGACCTGGCCGAGGTGGCCGTCCTCCCTGCCGGCTGA
- the trxA gene encoding thioredoxin: protein MAGKNTVTVTDASFASDVLGSDKPVLVDFWAEWCGPCKMVAPVLEEIAAEHADKLTIAKLNIDENPQIARDYQVMSIPTMTVFQGGKPVKSIIGAKPKGAILSDLSDYL, encoded by the coding sequence ATGGCAGGCAAGAACACCGTGACCGTCACCGACGCCAGCTTCGCCAGTGACGTCCTGGGCAGCGACAAGCCCGTGCTGGTCGACTTCTGGGCCGAGTGGTGCGGGCCGTGCAAGATGGTCGCCCCCGTGCTGGAGGAGATCGCGGCCGAGCACGCCGACAAGCTCACGATCGCGAAGCTCAACATCGACGAGAACCCGCAGATCGCCCGCGACTACCAGGTCATGTCGATCCCGACCATGACCGTGTTCCAGGGCGGCAAGCCGGTCAAGAGCATCATCGGCGCCAAGCCCAAGGGCGCCATCCTGTCGGACCTGTCCGACTACCTCTGA
- a CDS encoding NUDIX hydrolase, with protein sequence MAGTGGRQRPGRRLRRVDETSAGGLVVADDEVTGPRAALIGRTDRRGRLLWSLPKGHIEQGETPEDTAVREVAEETGIIGQVVAPLGIIDFWFVADGRRVHKTVHHFLLRATGGALSDADVEVTEVAWVPLTELGGRLAYADERALVERAPGLLADSA encoded by the coding sequence ATGGCGGGGACGGGCGGGCGGCAGCGCCCCGGCCGCCGGCTGCGCCGGGTCGACGAGACCTCGGCGGGCGGGCTGGTGGTCGCAGACGACGAGGTCACCGGGCCGCGCGCCGCCCTGATCGGCCGCACCGACCGCCGCGGCCGCCTGCTCTGGTCGCTGCCCAAGGGGCACATCGAGCAGGGCGAGACGCCGGAGGACACCGCCGTCCGCGAGGTCGCCGAGGAGACCGGCATCATCGGCCAGGTCGTCGCCCCGCTGGGCATCATCGACTTCTGGTTCGTCGCCGACGGCCGTCGCGTGCACAAGACGGTCCACCACTTCCTGCTCCGGGCCACCGGCGGCGCCCTGTCCGACGCCGACGTCGAGGTGACCGAGGTCGCCTGGGTGCCCCTGACCGAGCTCGGTGGGCGCCTGGCCTACGCCGACGAGCGTGCGCTGGTCGAGCGCGCGCCCGGCCTGCTGGCCGACAGCGCGTGA
- the murJ gene encoding murein biosynthesis integral membrane protein MurJ, whose translation MGDRPADAARRRAALPPVPPPARPRRFVPGPDDTQLIPVIPAVPRYLEDEPEDAGSRQGRSGGSGGILRAAGTMAVASLVSRLTGFLRTVVLTAALGFGLVGDAYSVANTLPNIVYELLLGGVLTSVVVPLLVSAQERDADGGVRYTQRLLTLATVGLAALTVVAVLAAPALTWLMNIREDPAQVELANWLARILLVEIVFYGVGALATAVLNARQVFGPPAWAPVLNNVVVIATGALFLLAAGPGDLTPLTITPFQVWLLGIGTTLGIAVQALVLLPLLGRNGVPLRPRWELRGTGLGEVGTLGLWVIGYVLVSQIGVVVAINVANEAADAGGLGPLAFSNASLLFQMPYGIIGVALLTALLPRMSRAAARHDMDGVVADLSLGTRLSATGLLPVTALLVVLGPAVGIVAFARGNADVSDARGVGVALALGAFGLLPMAVTLLQLRVFYAMKDARTPTLIQVAMVAVRVPLLLLVPVLVEPEHVVAGLMIATSATYVAGWVVGAIALDRKLGVRASAEAGTTVLRMGAVSAVAGALGWAAVSLAGRSLGTSVPGSLGTVLLGTVVIGSAVVAGAVVAGVPELRGALAGVRARLGRSR comes from the coding sequence GTGGGGGACCGCCCGGCCGACGCCGCCCGCCGGCGTGCCGCCCTGCCCCCGGTGCCCCCGCCGGCGCGGCCGCGGCGCTTCGTGCCCGGCCCGGACGACACCCAGCTCATCCCGGTCATCCCGGCGGTGCCCCGCTACCTCGAGGACGAGCCGGAGGACGCCGGGTCCCGCCAGGGGCGCTCCGGTGGCAGCGGCGGCATCCTGCGCGCGGCCGGGACGATGGCCGTGGCCAGCCTGGTCTCCCGGCTCACCGGCTTCCTGCGCACCGTGGTGCTCACCGCGGCGCTGGGCTTCGGCCTGGTCGGCGACGCCTACTCCGTCGCCAACACGCTGCCCAACATCGTCTACGAGCTGCTGCTCGGCGGGGTGCTGACCTCGGTCGTCGTCCCGCTGCTGGTCAGCGCCCAGGAGCGGGACGCCGACGGCGGTGTGCGGTACACCCAGCGGCTGCTCACCCTGGCCACCGTCGGCCTCGCCGCGCTCACCGTCGTGGCCGTGCTCGCCGCCCCGGCGCTGACCTGGCTGATGAACATCCGGGAGGACCCCGCCCAGGTGGAGCTGGCCAACTGGCTGGCCCGGATCCTGCTGGTCGAGATCGTGTTCTACGGGGTCGGGGCGCTGGCCACGGCGGTGCTCAACGCCCGGCAGGTATTCGGGCCGCCGGCCTGGGCGCCGGTGCTGAACAACGTCGTGGTCATCGCCACCGGTGCGTTGTTCCTCCTCGCGGCCGGGCCGGGGGACCTGACCCCGCTCACCATCACCCCCTTCCAGGTGTGGCTGCTGGGCATCGGCACCACCCTGGGCATCGCCGTCCAGGCGCTCGTGCTGCTGCCGCTGCTCGGTCGCAACGGGGTGCCGCTGCGCCCCCGGTGGGAGCTGCGCGGCACGGGTCTGGGCGAGGTCGGGACGCTCGGGCTCTGGGTGATCGGCTACGTGCTGGTCAGCCAGATCGGCGTCGTCGTCGCCATCAACGTGGCCAACGAGGCCGCCGACGCCGGCGGCCTGGGCCCCCTGGCGTTCAGCAACGCCAGCCTGCTCTTCCAGATGCCCTACGGGATCATCGGCGTCGCGCTGCTCACCGCCCTCCTGCCCCGGATGAGCCGGGCGGCCGCCCGGCACGACATGGACGGCGTCGTCGCCGACCTCTCGCTGGGCACCCGCCTGTCGGCGACCGGCCTGCTGCCGGTGACCGCCCTGCTGGTCGTCCTGGGCCCGGCCGTGGGCATCGTGGCCTTCGCCCGCGGCAACGCCGACGTCAGCGACGCCCGCGGGGTGGGGGTCGCACTTGCGCTGGGCGCCTTCGGCCTGCTGCCGATGGCGGTGACCCTGCTCCAGCTGCGGGTGTTCTACGCCATGAAGGACGCCCGCACCCCCACGCTCATCCAGGTGGCGATGGTCGCCGTCCGGGTGCCGTTGCTGCTGCTGGTGCCGGTGCTGGTCGAGCCGGAGCACGTCGTGGCCGGGTTGATGATCGCCACGAGCGCCACCTACGTGGCCGGCTGGGTCGTGGGCGCCATCGCCCTGGACCGCAAGCTCGGGGTGCGGGCCAGCGCCGAGGCGGGCACGACCGTGCTCCGGATGGGGGCGGTCTCGGCGGTCGCCGGGGCCCTCGGCTGGGCCGCCGTGTCGCTCGCGGGCCGGTCGCTGGGCACGTCGGTACCGGGCTCGCTCGGGACGGTGCTCCTCGGTACCGTGGTCATCGGCAGCGCGGTCGTCGCGGGTGCCGTGGTGGCTGGTGTCCCGGAGCTCCGGGGCGCACTGGCCGGGGTCCGGGCTCGTCTCGGGCGCTCACGGTGA